From Triticum urartu cultivar G1812 chromosome 2, Tu2.1, whole genome shotgun sequence, a single genomic window includes:
- the LOC125535340 gene encoding heavy metal-associated isoprenylated plant protein 27-like, whose protein sequence is MGIVDVVSEYCSLPRGRRHMKKRKQFQTVEMKVRIDCEGCERKVKKALDDMKGVSSVEVTPKQNKVTVTGYVDPAKVMRRVAYKTGKRVEPWPYVPYDVVAHPYAPGAYDKRAPAGYVRNVMSDPSAAPLARASSTEARYTAAFSDENPNACSVM, encoded by the exons ATGGGCATCGTGGACGTGGTGTCGGAGTACTGCTCACTGCCGCGGGGTCGGCGGCACATGAAGAAGCGGAAGCAGTTCCAGACGGTGGAGATGAAGGTCCGGATCGACTGCGAGGGCTGCGAGCGCAAGGTCAAGAAGGCCCTCGACGACATGAAAG GCGTGAGCTCGGTGGAGGTGACGCCGAAGCAGAACAAGGTGACGGTGACGGGGTACGTGGATCCGGCCAAGGTGATGCGGCGGGTGGCGTACAAGACCGGCAAGCGGGTGGAGCCGTGGCCCTACGTGCCGTACGACGTGGTGGCGCACCCCTACGCCCCGGGCGCCTACGACAAGCGCGCGCCCGCCGGCTACGTCCGCAACGTCATGAGCGACCCCTCCGCCGCGCCGCTCGCCAGGGCCTCCTCCACCGAGGCCAGGTACACCGCCGCATTCAGCGACGAGAACCCCAACGCCTGCTCCGTcatgtag